The Herbiconiux sp. SALV-R1 nucleotide sequence CGATGCCGGCCGCGCGGAGGGCGTCGGCGTCGGTGATCTTGATGGCGGTGACGTCTTCGAGGGTGAGCACGCGACGGGTGCTGCGCTCCCACACCACCTGGGGCACGCCGACGCGGGGGTCGCCCGCGAAGTCGTCGGCGAAGCGCACCGAGTTCGCGGCCTCGTGGAGGTAGTCGATCTCTTCGAGCGAGGTGGCGGCGAACTCCTCGACCAGCGCGGGGGCGTCGACGCGGTCGGAGACGAGCCGCACGTGGCTGAGCCAGCGACCCACGCGGCGGAGGGCCGCGAGGTCGACCTCGACGATCGCGTCGATGCCGGGGCGCTGCACCTTGAGCATCACGGCGTCGAGTCCGGTGTCGGCGGCGTCGGCGGGCGCAAGCCTTGCGCGGTGGGCCTGGCCGAGGGATGCCGCGGCGACGGGCGTCTCGTCGACCCAGGTGAACGCGCGCCACAGCGGCATGCCGAGCTCGGCCTCGGCGAGCTGCCTGATGAGCTCGAACGGCACCGGCGGAACCTCGTCTTGCAGGCCCTCGAGCTCTTTCGTGATCTCGGGCGGCAGCACGTCGAGGCGCGACGACATGAACTGGCCGACCTTGATCATGAGCCCGCCGAGCTCGACGGCCAGCACGTGGAAGCGTCGCGCGAAGCGCTGCATGCGCTTCGGGCGGGTGCGCTCGGCGATGCGGGTGAGCCCGATGCGGGGCAGCAGCAGCTCGAAGAACCAGGTCACCGCGAGGTTCCAGCCGGCGAAGCGCAGGATGCGGCGGTAGCGCTTGCGGGTATCGGGGGCGTGGGAGGCGGTGCCGATGACGGTGGTGGGGGCGGCTCCCGGGGCGGGGGCGCCGGGCGCCGCGGTCGTCGTGGGGGCCGCTGGCGCGCCGGACGAGGGGGCAACAGGCGCGGCGGGCGCGGGTGGGGTGGGCGCGGGCTGCTCGGCGGCAGCGTCGTGCACCGTGTCGTCGTGGTGATGGCTCGCGTCGGCCGCCAGCCGCGCCAGTTCCATCGGCAGATCGAACGCCACGGTGTGTTCGGCGTCGGCCGGCGCGGTTCTGCGAGCTTCGGCGTCGGCCTCGGCCGTCGCTCGTGCCGCTGCCATGGGGAGATCGAACGCGAGGGTGGGTTCGTCGCCGCGCGAGGCGGCCTCGGCGTCGGGCCCGGGCTCGGCATCCGCCTCGGGCTTGGGGCGGCCCCAAGCCCGTTCCAGGGGCGTCGTGTTCGCGGAGCCGGCGCCGGGGGAGCGCGGGTCTCGGGCCCGGTCGGAGCCGGGCGGGAGCTCTGCCACCCGGGTCAGTCCTGAGCGAGGATGGCGTACAGCCGCTTGCGCGCATCCTCGAGCTCGGCGACCGCCTGCTTCACCTGCTCGGGGCTGCCGGTGCGGCCCACCTGCGCGGCCGCCTGGGCCAGCTCGAACCCGGCCTTGGGCAGCGCGCCGCGGAGGTCACCGCGACCGCCGGTGCCGAACGGGTTGCGCCAGCCGTCGGACCCGGAGCCGGAGCCCGTGCCCGACGAGTCGCCGGATGCGCCCCACGGCTCTGTGCCCTCGGTCTCGGCCACGGTGGCGCGGCCGGCCTCGGTGAGCGCGTAGGTCTTGCGGCCGTTCGACTCCTCGGCGGCGATCAGCCCCTCGTCGGCGAGGAGCTGCAGGGTGGGGTAGACCGACCCGGCGCTGGGCTTCCAGTTGCCGCCGCTGCGCTCCTCGATCTCGTGGATGATCTGGTACCCGTGCATGGGCTTCTCGGCGAGCAGCGCCAGCACGGCAGCGCGCACGTCGCCGCGGCCCATGCGGGAGCCCACCTTGTTCTCGAAGCGCTCGCGGAGCTGCTCCATCGCGCGCCACAGCCCGTCGGTCTGCGAACCGGACCCACCACTGAACGCGCCCGTCCCGAAACCGCTCGACCCGAACGAACCACTCATCATGACCTCCTCGAGAACCGCCAACGATACTCAACGATAGGCCGCGCATCCGCTCATCGACACCTCGCCCAGCAGATGCTCAGGCCCGCGCGCCCCCGCTCAGCGCAGGAAGACGTCGTCGAGGGTGACGGTGCGGAGTCCGCGCTCGGTGAGGAGTGCTGAGAGCTGGGGGAAGACGTTGGTGACGGGCAGGTAGTTGAGGTGCCCGATGACGATGTGCTGGGGCAGGAACCACTGCGTCGCGAAGTCGATCACCTGCTGCTCGGTGATGAGGCCCGAGTCGCTCAACGATCCGTACCAGAGCGCCGGGCAGGTGTAGCCGATGCTGGCGGCCAGACGGTCGACGCGGGCGTCGTGGTAGCCGTACGGTGGGCGGAAGTAGGGCCG carries:
- a CDS encoding PadR family transcriptional regulator, which encodes MSGSFGSSGFGTGAFSGGSGSQTDGLWRAMEQLRERFENKVGSRMGRGDVRAAVLALLAEKPMHGYQIIHEIEERSGGNWKPSAGSVYPTLQLLADEGLIAAEESNGRKTYALTEAGRATVAETEGTEPWGASGDSSGTGSGSGSDGWRNPFGTGGRGDLRGALPKAGFELAQAAAQVGRTGSPEQVKQAVAELEDARKRLYAILAQD